From the Hevea brasiliensis isolate MT/VB/25A 57/8 chromosome 15, ASM3005281v1, whole genome shotgun sequence genome, one window contains:
- the LOC131174048 gene encoding 60S ribosomal protein L14-2-like, whose protein sequence is MIRTTPDSKISFERYMEIGRVALVNYGKDYGKLGVFVDVIDQNKATIGSPDMVRSQVNFKRWSPISRLKLAVPLLEIGLSVILEMSKEKIRKKIKVVVMRRILTGKVKSRKLLKFLKILETSFLKDLFTKAIGLAIHIFNNRAPSWKPNHSSSLRPRCHLLLAAQSYSVISTIAAPESAEHWY, encoded by the exons ATGATTCGGACCACTCCTGATTCCAAGATATCGTTCGAGAGATACATGGAGATCGGGAGGGTAGCTCTCGTCAACTATGGCAAAGACTACGGGAAGCTCGGTGTCTTCGTCGATGTCATTGACCAAAACAAAGCTACGATTGGGTCCCCTGATATGGTTAGGAGCCAagtgaacttcaagaggtggtcaccgatatcaagattgaaattagcggtcCCCTTGTTAGAGATCGGTCTGTCGGTCATACTG GAGATGAGCAAGGAAAAGATCCGAAAAAAGATCAAGGTGGTTGTCATGAGGAGAATTCTCACCGGAAAAGTCAAGAGCAGAAAG CTCTTGAAATTCCTAAAGAttttagaaacaagttttctaaaggatctttTCACTAAAGCTATAGGTCTTGCAATTCATATCTTTAATAATCGTGCACCTTCTTGGAAGCCCAATCACAGTTCGTCATTAAGGCCTCGTTGTCATCTCCTTTTGGCAGCTCAAAGTTACTCCGTCATCTCAACTATAGCAGCTCCGGAGTCCGCAGAGCATTGGTATTGA